The Deltaproteobacteria bacterium genomic interval GCCGTCCTCCCGCTGCCGCCGGTGGAAATCCTCGATCCGTGCCGCCGAGAGCGAAAGCGACCGACGCAGCGACGCGGGGACCCGGCGCCACGCGGCGTCGATCTCCCGGCGGGAAACGAGGAAACCCTTCTTCCCCGGATCGAACCGGTCGAACGTCCGGGTGTACGAAGCCAGCGCGGCGTCCCCTTCCTTCCGGATCCTCGCGATCACCTCGGCCACCACCGCGGACACCTTCGCGGAGTCGGTCGCTCCCCGGCTCTCCGCGCGCGTCATCGCGGCGCGGTACGCGGCCGTCCCCGATCGGAACCAGAGCATCCGTGCCGCCTCCTACTCCTTCACCCGGGCGATGTCGGCGCCCAGGGAGGAGAGCTTGTTCTCCAGGGAGTCGTACCCCCGGTCGAGATGGTAGATCCGAAGCACCTCGGTGGTCCCCGAGGCGGCCAGCCCCGCCAGGACGAGGGACGCCGACGCCCGGAGGTCGGTCGCCATCAGCGGAGCCCCCGACAGCTTCGGGACTCCTTTCACCGCGGCGGTGTTCCCGGAGACGTCGATCCTCGCGCCCATGCGCCGGAGCTCCGCCACGTGCATGAACCGGTTTTCGAAGATGGTCTCCGACACGATGCTGAACCCGTCCCCCAGGCACATGTACGCCATGAACTGGGCCTGCACGTCCGTCGGGAAACCCGGGTACGGGGCGGTCTTGACGTTCACCGACCGGATCGGCCCCGCGCGCCGCACCCGCACGCCGCCCGGGACCGCATCGACTTCGGCGCCGCTCTCCTGGATCTTCTCCAGGACCGCGTCCATCGCCCCGGCGTCCGCCCCGGCGGCCGTCACGTCCCCGCCCGTGATCGCCCCCGCCAGGAGGATCGTGGCCGCCTCGATCCGGTCCGCCATCACCTCGTGCCGCGCCCCCCGGAGGGAACGGACCCCGCGGACCACGATCTCGTCGGTCCCCTCCCCCTCGATGTCGGCGCCCATCGCGCGCAGGAGCCGGGCGAGATCGGTCACCTCCGGCTCCCGGGCGGCGTTCTTGAGCACCGTCGTCCCCTCCGCGAGGGCGGCCGCCATCATCAGGTTCTCCGTCCCCGTCACGGTCTTCAGGTCGAAGTAGACCGGGGCCCCGACGAGGCGGTCGGCCGACGCCTCGATGTACCCCTCCGACAGCGTGGTCTTCGCCCCCAGCAGCTCGAGCCCTTTCAGGTGCTGGTCGATGGGGCGCGGGCCGATCGCGCACCCTCCGGGCAGGGAGATGCGCGCCCGGCCGTACCGCGCCAGGAGCGGGCCCAGCACCAGGACGGACGCCCGCATCGTCTTGACGAGATCGTACGGAGCCTCGGCGTCGCCCGGCTCCCCGGACGTGATCCGCAGGACCGGTACGCCGCCCGGCTCCGCCCCGTCGTGCGCGACCTTCGCGCCGAGGATCCCCAGGAGCTTTCCGAAGGTGGAGATGTCCCGGAGGCGGGGCGCGCCGACGATTTCGACCGGGCCGTCCGCGAGGAGCGATGCCGCCATCGCCGGGAGCACCGCGTTTTTCGCGCCGGAAACCCGGCAAGACCCCGAAAGCGGCCTCCCTCCCTTGATGACGAAGATATCCAGTGTCCGCTCCCCCCTTACGGCATGGCCCAGCCGGAATACCGGTCGCGTCCCGCCAGGTCCCGGAACACGCCGATCGGTCGAAGGGGCCCCGACGGAAGCCTGGCCGCCGCCTCGCCCTGCCCCGCCCCGATCTCGCACCAGAGCTCCCCGCCGGGGCGGAGCAATCCGCCCGCGCCGGCGGCCAGCATCCGCAGGGCCGACAGGCCGTCCGGCCCCGCCAACAGAGCGCCCGGAGGTTCGTGGTCCCGGACCTCGGGCGGCAGGGAATCCCATTCCCCTTCCGACACATACGGCGGATTGGAGACCACTACATCAAAACGCCCCCCGCATTTCAAGGCGGAAAGCATGTCGCAGCGGACGAATGCGATCCGTCCCGCGACGCCGTGCCCTTCGGCGTTCCCGCGCGCCGCCCGAAGCGCCCCGATCGAAACGTCGGTGGCGACCACGCGGACCGACGGCGCTTCGGCGGCAAGGGTCACCGCGATCGCTCCGCACCCGGTGCCCACGTCGAGGGCGTAAACCGCTCCCGCGCCGCGCCGCCGCAGCGCGGCCAGCGCGCGGTCCACCAGCCCCTCGGTCTCCGGTCGGGGGATCAGGGTGTCGCGGGTGAGGAGGAACTCCCTGCCGTGGAAATCCCACGCGCCGAGTATGTACTGGAGCGGTTCCCCGGCCGCGCGCCGCGCGATCATCCCGCGCGCCCGAAGGGATGCGTCTCCCGTCTCCTCCTCCATCGAAAGGAAGAGGCGGCCGCGCGGGATCCCGGCGGAAGCGGACGCGATGATCTCCGCCTCGCCGGGAGCGGCGCGGGGGATGGACGCCATCTCCCGCCGGCACAGGCGGAGCAGCTCGGAGAGGCGCATCCCGGCCCAGTGTTTCAGTTCACGGATACGGCATGCACCGAGAGCGTCGATGCGCCGCTCCGGCAAGGCGCGCGACTGAGGCGTACTTGAAAGTACGCCGCAAGGAGCGCAACGCAGCCGGGGCGGATGCAGCGGCGGTCGAATGCTGCCGTATCCGTGAATTGAAGCACTTTATTTCCGGAGCGCTTCGACCTGGTATCGGGTCGTGAGGGCGTCGATGAACGGGTCGAACGCGCCCGACAGGACGGAGGAGAGCTGGTGCACGGTGAGCCCGATCCGGTGGTCGGTCACCCGGTTCTGCGGGAAGTTGTAGGTGCGGATCCGCTCGCTGCGGTCCCCCGTCCCGACCTGGGAGCGGCGCAGGTCCGCGCGCTCGGCGTTCCGTTTCTCCATCTCGGCGTCGTAGAGCCGCGAACGCAGGATCTTCATCGCCTTCGACTTGTTCTTCAGCTGCGACTTCTCGTCCTGGCACTGGACGACCAGCCCCGTCGGGACATGGGTGATCCGGACCGCGGAATCGGTGGTGTTGACGCTCTGGCCGCCCGGGCCGGAGGAGCGGAACACGTCGATCCGAAGGTCGTCGGGGTGGATCTGCACGTCGTACTCCTCGGCCTCGGGCATGACCGCCACCGTCACCGTGGAGGTGTGGATCCGGCCCCCCGCCTCGGTCGCCGGCACCCGCTGCACCCGGTGGACGCCGCTTTCGAACTTGAGGCGGCTGTACGCCCCCCGCCCCTCGATCATCGCGATCACTTCCTTGGTCCCCCCCAGCCCCGTCTCGCTGCGGGAGAGAACCTCGACCTTCCAGCGCTTGCCGTCGGCGTACATCGAGTAGGCGCGGAACAGCTCCGTGGCGAAGAGGGACGCCTCCTCCCCCCCGGCCCCCGCCCGGATCTCGATCAGGATGTTCTTCTCGTCGTTGGGATCCTTCGGGATCAGGAGGAGGCGGATCTCCTCCCCGAGCCGTTCGATGTCGCCCGAGAGCCGCGCGATCTCCTCCCGGGCCATCGCCTTCATCTCGGGCTCGGTCTCCGAATCGAGCATCGCCCGGTTCTCCCCGAGCTCCCGTTCGGCCCTGACCAGACGGGCGTGCGCCTCCGCCAGCGGGCGCAGCTCGGCCAGCTCCCGGCCCACGCGCTGCATCTCCCGGGCGTTTCCCGTGACCGAAGGGTCCGACAGGAGCCGCTCGAGCTCCGGGACCTTCGCCGAAAGCGATTCGAGCTTATCCCGCAAGGGCCCCCTCCACCGCGGGATCCCCCGACACGCGGCGGAACGACGCGATCGCGACCTCGATCTGCGCCAGGTCCGGCTCGCGGGTGGTCAGCCGCTGCAGCCACAGGCCCGGCGCCACCAGGGCGCGGAACAGGGACGAATCCATCTTCCGCGCCGAAATCCGCAGCACCTCGTACGAGATCCCGGCGATCGCGGGGATGAGCGGGATCCGCAGGAGCGCCTTCACCGCCAGCGAGCTGTCCTTCGGTATGAAGGAGAAGACCAGGATGCTGATCACCAT includes:
- the murA gene encoding UDP-N-acetylglucosamine 1-carboxyvinyltransferase — translated: MDIFVIKGGRPLSGSCRVSGAKNAVLPAMAASLLADGPVEIVGAPRLRDISTFGKLLGILGAKVAHDGAEPGGVPVLRITSGEPGDAEAPYDLVKTMRASVLVLGPLLARYGRARISLPGGCAIGPRPIDQHLKGLELLGAKTTLSEGYIEASADRLVGAPVYFDLKTVTGTENLMMAAALAEGTTVLKNAAREPEVTDLARLLRAMGADIEGEGTDEIVVRGVRSLRGARHEVMADRIEAATILLAGAITGGDVTAAGADAGAMDAVLEKIQESGAEVDAVPGGVRVRRAGPIRSVNVKTAPYPGFPTDVQAQFMAYMCLGDGFSIVSETIFENRFMHVAELRRMGARIDVSGNTAAVKGVPKLSGAPLMATDLRASASLVLAGLAASGTTEVLRIYHLDRGYDSLENKLSSLGADIARVKE
- the prmC gene encoding peptide chain release factor N(5)-glutamine methyltransferase; the encoded protein is MRLSELLRLCRREMASIPRAAPGEAEIIASASAGIPRGRLFLSMEEETGDASLRARGMIARRAAGEPLQYILGAWDFHGREFLLTRDTLIPRPETEGLVDRALAALRRRGAGAVYALDVGTGCGAIAVTLAAEAPSVRVVATDVSIGALRAARGNAEGHGVAGRIAFVRCDMLSALKCGGRFDVVVSNPPYVSEGEWDSLPPEVRDHEPPGALLAGPDGLSALRMLAAGAGGLLRPGGELWCEIGAGQGEAAARLPSGPLRPIGVFRDLAGRDRYSGWAMP
- the prfA gene encoding peptide chain release factor 1, whose protein sequence is MRDKLESLSAKVPELERLLSDPSVTGNAREMQRVGRELAELRPLAEAHARLVRAERELGENRAMLDSETEPEMKAMAREEIARLSGDIERLGEEIRLLLIPKDPNDEKNILIEIRAGAGGEEASLFATELFRAYSMYADGKRWKVEVLSRSETGLGGTKEVIAMIEGRGAYSRLKFESGVHRVQRVPATEAGGRIHTSTVTVAVMPEAEEYDVQIHPDDLRIDVFRSSGPGGQSVNTTDSAVRITHVPTGLVVQCQDEKSQLKNKSKAMKILRSRLYDAEMEKRNAERADLRRSQVGTGDRSERIRTYNFPQNRVTDHRIGLTVHQLSSVLSGAFDPFIDALTTRYQVEALRK